One stretch of Niallia sp. XMNu-256 DNA includes these proteins:
- a CDS encoding DUF2249 domain-containing protein gives MNTFAATVMVPDYPPREKHPVIFNTFDSLQTGEVMQIINDHDPKPLYYQFMMERTDQFTWEYLEAGPEQWKVAISKK, from the coding sequence ATGAATACATTTGCAGCAACTGTAATGGTACCGGATTATCCCCCACGTGAGAAACATCCAGTCATTTTTAATACATTTGACTCATTACAAACAGGCGAAGTCATGCAAATTATTAATGACCATGATCCAAAACCATTGTATTATCAATTTATGATGGAGCGTACGGACCAGTTTACATGGGAGTACCTTGAAGCAGGACCAGAGCAATGGAAAGTCGCTATATCTAAAAAGTGA
- a CDS encoding chemotaxis protein CheX: MEVSIIKQVTDIISSTIDSIKGVFPFGLLIDDSYILQQPYTQQSIGVLIGMTGDLSGRLIIDGDETVFTSIGEVMFGMKVEGEMLKSFAGELGNMIAGTLSTAIARHKIEMDITPPTVLVGETKIYGFEKAFCLQVIIQNIGNLTILLMIEQQ; the protein is encoded by the coding sequence ATGGAAGTGTCTATAATAAAACAGGTGACCGATATAATTAGTAGTACAATCGATTCAATTAAAGGTGTTTTTCCTTTTGGTCTTTTAATCGATGATTCCTATATACTTCAGCAACCATATACACAACAATCAATTGGAGTATTAATTGGAATGACAGGTGATCTTAGCGGCAGATTGATTATCGATGGAGATGAAACAGTCTTTACATCGATAGGAGAGGTTATGTTTGGCATGAAAGTAGAAGGTGAAATGCTGAAATCATTTGCTGGGGAACTTGGTAACATGATTGCTGGCACCTTATCAACAGCGATTGCTAGACATAAAATAGAAATGGATATTACTCCACCAACCGTTCTTGTTGGTGAAACAAAAATATATGGATTTGAAAAAGCATTTTGTTTACAAGTAATCATTCAAAATATAGGGAATTTGACGATTCTCCTGATGATTGAACAACAATAG
- a CDS encoding EamA family transporter, translating to MGSYIKILLGAGLWGFIAIFVKELATIGFSEMEIVALRVGWAAIFLLLIGLMRKGSIQPLKKPRDMIYFVGTGIVSIVFFNWCYFKAMNEMNISLAVILLYTSPVFVTILSYLLLKEGMNKKKVISVFGTILGCGLIAGIGSGSLDVITPLGVIVGLGSGFFYALYSIFSKFALKTYHSFAITFYTFLFAIIFLVPITQLWNKWELIINPQALLYSTGLGLIPTVVAFLLYTSGLNKVDSSKAAILSTVEPLIATLLGVLMYHEKLSMVQLFGSLLIVASFIIVQLPSRRNPVRDMKTMGI from the coding sequence ATGGGATCTTACATTAAAATATTATTGGGAGCAGGACTTTGGGGATTTATCGCTATTTTTGTAAAAGAACTAGCGACTATTGGTTTTTCAGAAATGGAGATTGTTGCGTTACGAGTTGGATGGGCTGCAATCTTTTTATTATTAATCGGGTTGATGAGGAAAGGATCAATCCAACCGCTTAAAAAGCCACGAGATATGATCTATTTTGTTGGTACGGGTATTGTGAGTATTGTATTCTTTAATTGGTGCTACTTCAAAGCAATGAATGAGATGAATATCTCACTGGCTGTTATTCTGTTATATACATCACCTGTATTTGTCACGATTTTATCTTATTTATTGTTAAAAGAAGGGATGAACAAGAAGAAAGTCATCTCTGTTTTTGGTACCATTTTGGGGTGTGGATTAATTGCAGGAATTGGTAGTGGTAGTTTGGATGTCATCACACCGTTAGGGGTCATTGTTGGATTGGGGTCAGGATTCTTTTATGCCTTATATAGTATTTTTAGCAAATTTGCTTTAAAGACGTATCATTCTTTTGCGATTACCTTTTATACCTTTCTATTTGCTATTATTTTTTTAGTACCCATCACACAACTTTGGAATAAATGGGAATTAATTATAAATCCCCAAGCGCTTTTATATAGTACAGGATTAGGATTAATTCCGACCGTTGTAGCATTTCTTCTATATACATCGGGATTAAATAAGGTAGATAGCAGCAAAGCGGCCATATTATCTACGGTCGAACCATTAATTGCCACGTTATTGGGTGTACTGATGTACCATGAAAAGTTAAGCATGGTACAATTATTTGGCTCCCTGCTTATTGTAGCATCCTTTATCATTGTCCAACTACCGAGTCGTCGGAATCCTGTTAGGGATATGAAGACCATGGGCATTTAG